A region from the uncultured Sunxiuqinia sp. genome encodes:
- a CDS encoding pectate lyase, giving the protein MKNLTIIVSILLGINSYAQQLAFPTAEGYGKYSKGGRGGVVYEVTNLNDSGEGSLRAAIEASEARTVVFRVSGTIILESALTIRHPFITIAGQTAPGDGICIRRHPLNIGADNVIIRYLRVRLGDESGNDYDAISSRYCKHIILDHVSASWSVDECMSIYHCDSITVQWCIISESMSHSNHVKGSHGFGGIWGSNYGTYHHNLLAHHSSRNPRMASGSGNTDYRNNVIYNWGYQSLYGGEKYQKGNDKFNFSNFNIVANYYKSGPATKPGEVMYRIANPSFRSEDDCGKWYIAENIVEGNKEVSSDNWNGGVQTELSFEKIKLETPWSSMPIIQQKAEEAYKLVLDNAGAILPKRDVVDTRIIKETKGGYATYEGNTYKKEYQVADTTIICGIIDSESDVGGWPELKSETAPKDTDHDGMPDEWEDKNKLDKSNPDDRNNIGSDGYTMLEKYLNSIK; this is encoded by the coding sequence ATGAAAAATTTAACAATCATAGTATCCATATTATTAGGCATAAATAGTTATGCTCAGCAATTGGCCTTTCCAACTGCCGAAGGTTATGGTAAATATTCCAAAGGTGGTCGTGGTGGCGTAGTTTACGAAGTAACCAATTTAAACGATAGTGGAGAAGGAAGTCTCAGGGCAGCTATTGAAGCTTCTGAAGCACGTACAGTTGTTTTTAGAGTATCAGGAACTATTATACTTGAAAGCGCTTTAACTATCAGGCACCCTTTTATTACAATAGCTGGTCAAACTGCTCCCGGAGATGGCATTTGCATACGGAGACACCCCCTGAATATTGGAGCAGACAATGTGATAATAAGATATTTACGGGTACGTTTAGGGGATGAATCCGGCAACGATTATGATGCAATATCCAGCAGATATTGTAAGCATATTATTTTAGACCATGTGTCTGCAAGTTGGAGTGTCGATGAGTGTATGTCCATTTATCATTGTGATAGTATAACTGTGCAATGGTGCATCATTTCAGAAAGCATGAGTCATTCCAATCATGTAAAAGGGTCTCATGGTTTTGGCGGTATTTGGGGCAGTAATTATGGAACCTATCATCACAATTTATTGGCTCACCATTCCAGTCGTAATCCCCGCATGGCTTCCGGCAGCGGCAATACCGATTATAGAAATAATGTCATTTATAATTGGGGCTATCAAAGTTTGTATGGCGGAGAAAAATATCAAAAAGGAAATGATAAATTCAATTTCTCAAATTTTAATATTGTAGCCAATTATTACAAGTCTGGCCCAGCAACAAAACCGGGTGAGGTAATGTACAGAATCGCAAATCCTTCATTCAGAAGTGAAGATGACTGTGGAAAATGGTATATAGCAGAAAATATAGTTGAAGGCAATAAAGAAGTCTCGTCTGATAATTGGAACGGTGGAGTACAAACAGAATTATCTTTTGAAAAAATCAAACTTGAAACCCCTTGGTCATCTATGCCTATTATTCAACAAAAAGCTGAAGAAGCATATAAACTTGTACTTGATAATGCAGGAGCAATTTTGCCAAAAAGGGATGTGGTAGATACACGAATTATTAAAGAAACAAAAGGTGGTTACGCTACCTACGAGGGCAATACCTACAAAAAGGAGTATCAGGTTGCCGATACAACCATCATTTGTGGGATTATCGACTCAGAGAGTGATGTTGGCGGATGGCCTGAACTTAAAAGTGAAACCGCACCCAAAGACACAGACCATGATGGCATGCCCGATGAATGGGAGGATAAAAACAAGCTTGATAAATCAAATCCTGATGATAGAAACAATATTGGTTCAGATGGATATACAATGCTGGAAAAATACCTTAACAGTATAAAGTAG
- a CDS encoding nucleoside hydrolase-like domain-containing protein encodes MTHNYLYRLKGFLLILTFLNIANVCYSKSNDDVKKTRIIVTSDGEIDDECSMVRFLLYANEWDIEGIVTSSSQYHWHGHKWAGDDWFDPYLEAYAEVYPNLILHDKGYPTPEYLKSVSFLGNVETEGEMDSITPGSQHIVKVLLDESDSQPIWVQAWGGTNTIARALKTIEEEHPEKMEYVANKLRFFFIWEQDSTYQSYIRPHWGRFNIPTIISDQFIAIMYYWKQTLPQEQQKYFTGNWMKSNILQNHGALCSLYKSHTGDKKGFDDGDFRSEGDSPSFLHNIETGLRNMEAPNYGGWGGRYVLIRENTWLDPVADTSYEYPDGRWYGSSAWGRIRLKEKIPNDSVLLEYLKPIWRWSDAFQNDFASRADWCVKPYNEANHPPVVKLMNELDITAKAGSTIQLNAKGTYDPDNNKLTYNWWFYKEPSSFKGNLEIKNSNNQKTIISIPDDITKNETIHIVCEVKDDGIPQLTRYKRVIINVEL; translated from the coding sequence ATGACACATAACTATTTATATAGATTGAAAGGTTTTTTACTGATTTTAACCTTCTTAAACATTGCTAATGTTTGCTATAGTAAATCAAATGATGATGTAAAAAAGACCAGAATTATTGTAACCTCCGATGGTGAAATAGACGATGAGTGTTCCATGGTAAGGTTTTTATTATATGCAAACGAATGGGATATTGAAGGCATCGTTACATCAAGTTCACAGTATCACTGGCATGGACATAAATGGGCTGGTGATGACTGGTTTGACCCTTATCTTGAGGCTTATGCAGAAGTATATCCAAATTTAATTTTGCACGATAAAGGTTACCCAACACCTGAATATTTAAAATCTGTTTCATTCTTGGGTAATGTAGAAACTGAAGGTGAAATGGATTCAATTACTCCAGGTTCTCAACATATTGTTAAAGTACTTCTTGATGAATCCGACAGTCAACCAATTTGGGTTCAGGCATGGGGTGGAACAAATACCATTGCAAGAGCATTAAAAACCATTGAAGAAGAACATCCTGAAAAAATGGAATATGTTGCCAATAAACTCCGTTTCTTCTTTATTTGGGAACAAGACTCTACTTATCAATCGTATATTAGACCTCATTGGGGTAGATTTAATATTCCAACCATTATTTCCGACCAGTTCATTGCCATTATGTATTACTGGAAACAAACCTTACCACAGGAACAGCAAAAGTATTTTACAGGCAATTGGATGAAGTCAAACATATTACAAAACCATGGGGCATTATGTTCATTATACAAATCTCACACAGGAGATAAAAAAGGTTTTGACGATGGAGATTTCAGGTCAGAAGGTGATTCGCCTTCTTTTCTTCATAATATAGAAACCGGCCTTAGAAATATGGAAGCTCCAAACTATGGAGGCTGGGGAGGGAGGTATGTCTTAATTCGAGAAAACACATGGCTTGACCCTGTTGCAGATACTTCTTATGAATATCCGGATGGAAGATGGTACGGCAGTTCTGCATGGGGTCGTATACGTTTAAAGGAAAAAATTCCAAATGACTCAGTTCTTTTAGAATACCTTAAACCAATTTGGCGTTGGTCTGATGCTTTTCAAAACGATTTTGCTTCCAGAGCCGACTGGTGCGTTAAACCATACAATGAAGCGAATCACCCTCCTGTGGTAAAACTAATGAATGAATTAGATATAACCGCCAAAGCCGGTTCCACAATTCAGTTGAATGCAAAAGGTACATACGACCCCGATAACAATAAGCTAACATACAATTGGTGGTTTTATAAAGAGCCAAGTTCCTTTAAAGGGAATCTAGAAATTAAAAATTCAAATAATCAAAAAACTATAATTAGTATACCTGACGATATTACAAAAAATGAAACTATACACATAGTTTGCGAGGTTAAGGATGATGGCATACCACAATTGACAAGGTATAAAAGGGTAATAATAAATGTAGAACTTTAA